In one window of Lewinella sp. 4G2 DNA:
- a CDS encoding CHAT domain-containing protein: MRTNFLASLLFLLLALPASAWSQGEQRLQQLENQVSELNQSATPDEVKLGTLHLQLAQAYHRAGKVGQARLNADLAKEAFSETRPEFLPVVENLRGSLALAAGDQFEALAAFNEGLNSFYWGIHRGLPRPHPDSIHGRQFAEATILLGNRATLLANSNRPLEAFLDYELLFLLEDQRRQSLSAEELDAYPGQNIRQYYDAAVTMLVDQSLTSGDASLLWDAFALSERGKIYGHRENLRRSPSERAHTIRRLEQRITELSAGGSGSASGLEAARAQVERLRHGREKMSLREVTPPPGRSILPALETADKTLVSFHVGADASHVFIIHPNADTVAYRRLPPAENLGRAVAAFRRTLSDPGSGSAEELARFRDLSTNLYGQLFGDLIEGTGNLLLLPDGPLHAVPFSCLVSPDAPAVAEFGDLPYLGVGRALQRARSSAILLEEPPQREAYDYDFLQFTPASTPAASTGSSTAFRTDDNYLREEFIAIASSARVVELEVSGAEVFAPSQSYLSFAPSAEETSVEQALSFADIAALDLMNDLLVLHGFSAELSDPRVDGEPLANAFLAAGVNSVIATQWPVSGESRSALLEAFYANSKAGLPRDAALSAARAQLLNGKYQHPHYWATASFSGRALPQVPGEEGGFQLSIFGVVGGLFGGVFVWWMGRGSKRKG; this comes from the coding sequence ATGCGCACCAATTTTCTTGCTTCGTTGCTCTTCCTCTTACTTGCTCTTCCGGCTTCCGCGTGGAGCCAGGGTGAGCAGCGGCTGCAACAATTGGAGAATCAAGTCAGTGAGTTGAACCAGTCCGCTACACCGGATGAAGTCAAACTGGGCACCCTTCACCTGCAGCTCGCCCAGGCTTACCACCGGGCCGGGAAGGTGGGCCAGGCCAGGTTGAATGCGGATTTGGCCAAAGAAGCTTTTTCGGAAACTCGCCCCGAGTTCCTCCCCGTCGTAGAAAACCTGCGGGGTAGTTTGGCCCTCGCCGCGGGTGATCAATTCGAAGCCCTGGCTGCGTTCAACGAGGGGCTCAATTCTTTCTACTGGGGCATCCATCGGGGCCTGCCGCGGCCGCACCCGGATAGCATTCACGGGCGGCAATTCGCCGAGGCGACCATTCTACTCGGTAACCGAGCAACGTTGCTGGCAAATTCCAACCGCCCGCTGGAGGCTTTTCTCGATTACGAATTACTCTTCCTGCTCGAAGACCAGCGCCGCCAAAGCCTGAGTGCGGAAGAACTGGACGCTTACCCCGGCCAAAATATCCGCCAGTATTACGACGCCGCCGTTACGATGCTAGTCGACCAATCCCTGACTTCCGGCGACGCTTCTTTACTGTGGGATGCCTTCGCCCTCAGCGAGCGGGGGAAGATCTACGGCCACCGGGAAAATTTACGCCGGTCGCCCAGCGAGCGGGCTCACACCATTCGCCGGCTGGAGCAACGCATCACCGAGTTATCCGCGGGCGGGTCTGGTTCTGCCAGTGGTTTGGAGGCGGCCCGGGCGCAAGTCGAGCGCCTCCGGCACGGGCGGGAGAAGATGTCATTGCGCGAAGTCACACCTCCCCCCGGCCGATCCATTTTGCCCGCTTTGGAAACCGCTGATAAAACCCTGGTCTCCTTTCACGTTGGGGCGGATGCGAGCCACGTCTTCATCATCCATCCGAATGCGGATACGGTTGCCTACCGGCGCCTGCCTCCGGCCGAGAATCTGGGGAGGGCGGTAGCGGCCTTCCGCCGCACCCTTAGCGATCCGGGTTCGGGTTCCGCGGAAGAGTTGGCCCGGTTCCGGGACCTATCGACCAACCTCTACGGCCAACTTTTTGGGGACCTTATAGAAGGTACGGGTAATCTTCTCCTACTGCCCGACGGTCCGCTGCACGCGGTGCCCTTTTCGTGTCTGGTGAGCCCCGACGCACCGGCCGTGGCGGAGTTTGGGGACTTACCTTATCTGGGGGTGGGCCGTGCGTTGCAGCGGGCCCGTTCTTCCGCCATTTTGCTGGAGGAGCCACCGCAGCGGGAGGCTTACGATTACGACTTTCTACAGTTCACTCCGGCATCAACTCCGGCTGCTTCAACTGGTAGCTCCACTGCTTTCCGCACGGATGATAATTACCTGCGGGAGGAGTTCATCGCTATCGCCAGTAGTGCCCGGGTGGTCGAACTCGAGGTGAGCGGTGCGGAAGTTTTTGCGCCGTCCCAGTCCTACCTCAGTTTTGCGCCGTCGGCGGAGGAAACCAGCGTCGAGCAGGCGCTTTCCTTTGCGGATATCGCTGCACTTGACCTCATGAATGACCTCCTCGTCCTTCACGGTTTTTCGGCGGAGCTCAGTGACCCGCGGGTAGACGGAGAGCCGCTAGCCAACGCTTTTTTGGCGGCCGGCGTCAATTCCGTGATCGCAACTCAGTGGCCGGTTTCAGGTGAATCCCGGTCGGCCCTACTGGAGGCTTTTTATGCGAACTCAAAGGCGGGTCTTCCGCGGGATGCCGCGCTGAGTGCCGCCCGGGCGCAACTCCTCAATGGTAAATACCAACATCCACACTACTGGGCTACGGCGAGTTTTTCCGGAAGGGCGCTGCCGCAGGTGCCGGGTGAGGAGGGGGGATTTCAGCTCAGTATTTTTGGGGTCGTCGGAGGTTTATTTGGTGGCGTATTCGTTTGGTGGATGGGGCGTGGAAGCAAGAGGAAGGGATAG
- a CDS encoding 2,3,4,5-tetrahydropyridine-2,6-dicarboxylate N-succinyltransferase — translation MQDVQNIIEAAWNERELLKEASTREAIDYVIEELDKGRLRVAEPTGDGEWQANEWIKKAVVLYFPIRKMETIEVGPFEFHDKMALKKDYASQGVRVVPHAVARYGAYLEKGVIMMPSYVNIGAWVGSGTMVDTWATVGSCGQIGRNVHLSGGVGIGGVLEPLQATPTIIEDDAFIGSRSIVVEGVRVGKEAVLGANVVLTKSTRIIDVTGTEPVTHRGFVPPRSVVIPGSYTKSFPAGDYQVSCALIIGQRKESTDKKTSLNQALREHDVAV, via the coding sequence ATGCAAGACGTACAAAACATCATCGAAGCCGCCTGGAACGAGCGCGAACTCCTGAAGGAAGCCTCCACACGGGAAGCCATCGATTACGTAATTGAAGAACTGGACAAAGGCCGTCTGCGCGTGGCTGAACCTACCGGCGACGGTGAATGGCAGGCCAACGAGTGGATCAAGAAAGCCGTCGTACTCTACTTCCCCATCCGGAAGATGGAAACCATCGAGGTAGGCCCCTTCGAGTTTCACGATAAGATGGCGCTGAAGAAAGATTACGCCAGCCAGGGTGTCCGTGTCGTCCCCCACGCCGTGGCCCGCTACGGTGCTTACCTGGAGAAGGGCGTGATCATGATGCCGAGCTACGTCAACATCGGCGCCTGGGTGGGTTCGGGAACGATGGTTGACACCTGGGCTACCGTCGGCAGTTGTGGACAGATCGGCCGTAACGTCCACCTTTCTGGCGGTGTCGGCATTGGCGGCGTACTGGAGCCGCTGCAGGCAACGCCTACCATCATTGAGGACGATGCATTTATTGGTTCCCGCTCCATTGTCGTGGAGGGCGTCCGCGTTGGTAAGGAAGCCGTACTGGGCGCGAATGTCGTCCTGACGAAGAGTACCCGCATTATCGACGTAACCGGGACGGAACCCGTTACCCACCGGGGTTTCGTGCCTCCCCGTTCCGTGGTAATTCCCGGCAGCTACACCAAGTCCTTTCCCGCAGGAGACTACCAGGTTTCCTGCGCCCTCATCATTGGGCAGCGGAAGGAATCGACCGATAAGAAAACGAGCCTCAACCAGGCGTTGCGAGAGCATGACGTGGCGGTTTAA